A DNA window from Seriola aureovittata isolate HTS-2021-v1 ecotype China chromosome 8, ASM2101889v1, whole genome shotgun sequence contains the following coding sequences:
- the LOC130173078 gene encoding uncharacterized protein LOC130173078, giving the protein MAAHRCQGIGVYSVSHIVPQLPLEARPRRKQRCESIVDIKTSALKQRAMESVRSAFHAQLATVMDSLLAAAVCEIAKIFESSLCEQQAELVQKTDEISILRGKLEKVERRQKAKSGGSEEGEMPSGDREGSLRQQTLTGSGLNEGKDVSSHQDPVEGLSQSLSGLKEEVTGQDGASVKHERAGSRPTLGSVAVQAAEGSLAAGDQRQIDTLSATQAKTKLCHWDQDSRSADHRPLQDQASTPFLSISQSGRCSPRPDPNLAQPGEWLPALDATRGGVSGLENLQADGTSCSGPASSSTGTDGPCFRPGFGSDETSNEDDDSSFPFLDQEPENQNSNQNSVHGQGVGQRGARQDQPQAPSGESPWRPRDDRGGRGPINHTRRLTSFGNRDPLRPQSNSHSLTLRHSNTLGHPPAPGGGNGRPYTCPYCAKCFTYPSHQRRHLLRHTGVRLHPCQFCDKSFLTPSELTVHTRTHTGERPFGCAQCGKRFARSGNLRAHQRDVHMGKRPFACTECGKRFAHRGNLRVHNHRVHQGDPYYIEDQQEPDIGPNPI; this is encoded by the exons ATGGCAGCTCATAGATGCCAGGGCATAGGAGTATACAGTGTTAGTCACATTGTCCCTCAGCTGCCACTGGAGGCCAGACCCAGAAGAAAACAGCGGTGTGAATCAATCGTTGACATCAAAACATCAGCACTGAAACAAAGGGCAATGGAGTCCGTGAGGAGTGCTTTCCATGCTCAACTGGCCACTGTCATGGACTCATTGCTGGCAGCCGCTGTGTGCGAAATAGCCAAGATCTTTGAGAGTAGCCTGTGTGAACAGCAGGCGGAGCTGGTGCAGAAAACAGACGAGATCTCCATCCTCCGAGGCAAGCTGGAGAAGGTCGAGAGGAGGCAGAAGGCCAAGAGCGGAGGGAGCGAGGAAGGGGAGATGCCatcaggagacagagagggcaGCTTGAGGCAGCAGACCCTAACAGGATCAG GACTGAATGAGGGAAAGGATGTGTCTTCTCACCAAGACCCAGTGGAAGGACTCAGTCAGAGCCTCAGCGGGCTGAAAGAGGAGGTCACAGGCCAGGATGGAGCTTCAGTAAAGCATGAG CGTGCTGGATCACGACCTACCCTTGGGTCTGTTGCAGTCCAAGCTGCAGAGGGAAGCCTTGCTGCTGGGGACCAGAGGCAGATAGATACCCTGTCTGCCACACAAGCCAAGACCAAAT TGTGTCATTGGGATCAGGACAGTCGCAGTGCAGACCACAGACCCCTCCAGGATCAAGCTTCCACcccttttctttccatctctcagAGTGGACGTTGCTCCCCAAGACCTGACCCAAACCTAGCTCAACCTGGGGAGTGGTTACCAGCATTGGATGCCACCCGAGGTGGGGTGTCTGGTCTGGAGAATCTGCAGGCAGATGGCACCAGCTGCTCTGGTCCAGCTAGCAGCAGCACTGGCACAGATGGACCCTGCTTCCGACCTGGTTTTGGCTCTGATGAGACCAGCAATGAGGATGATGATAGTTCTTTCCCTTTCCTGGACCAGGAGCCTGAGAACCAGAACTCCAATCAGAACTCAGTGCATGGCCAGGGCGTTGGACAGAGGGGAGCTCGGCAGGATCAACCCCAAGCTCCCTCTGGTGAATCACCGTGGAGACCCAGAGACGACAGGGGTGGGAGAGGCCCCATCAATCATACACGACGGCTCACATCATTTGGCAACAGAGACCCTCTGCGACCACAGTCCaattcacattcactcacactaCGGCACTCAAACACCCTTGGCCACCCTCCAGCTCCTGGTGGAGGGAATGGACGACCTTACACCTGCCCATACTGTGCCAAGTGTTTTACCTACCCCTCACACCAGCGTAGACACCTATTGCGCCACACAGGAGTCAGACTGCATCCCTGTCAGTTTTGTGACAAGAGCTTCCTCACTCCCTCTGAGCTTActgtgcacacacgcacacatacaggCGAGCGACCTTTTGGCTGCGCTCAGTGTGGTAAACGTTTTGCCCGCAGTGGGAACTTGAGAGCCCACCAACGGGATGTTCACATGGGGAAGAGGCCCTTTGCATGCACAGAATGTGGGAAGAGATTTGCCCACAGGGGGAACCTGAGGGTGCACAATCACAGAGTCCACCAAGGAGATCCCTACTACATTGAAGATCAGCAGGAGCCTGACATAGGCCCTAATCCCATTTGa
- the mif gene encoding macrophage migration inhibitory factor, which yields MPMFVVNTNVAKSDVPAALLTEATEELAKAMGKPAQYIAVHINPEQMMMFGGKGDPCAICSLHSIGKISGAHNKQYSKLLCGLLNKHLGISADRIYINFVDMDAANVAWNNTTFG from the exons ATGCCGATGTTCGTGGTGAACACCAACGTGGCCAAAAGTGATGTGCCAGCGGCCCTGCTGACTGAGGCCACAGAGGAGCTGGCCAAAGCTATGGGCAAACCTGCACAG TACATAGCTGTGCATATCAACCCTGAGCAAATGATGATGTTTGGAGGAAAGGGAGATCCCTGCGCAATCTGCTCCCTCCACAGTATTGGCAAAATCAGCGGCGCTCACAACAAGCAATACTCTAAACTCCTGTGTGGACTCCTCAACAAACACCTGGGCATCTCTGCTGACAG GATTTATATTAACTTTGTAGACATGGATGCAGCCAACGTGGCCTGGAACAACACCACCTTTGGCTGA
- the si:dkeyp-121d2.7 gene encoding zinc finger and SCAN domain-containing protein 21 has product MMEESVTTFETHLTAVMDSLIRASVCEITKLFQETVNDYLVELSLNRKENEALKLRLRLTENKLRTERKYGMGWAANRRNAGLEEGAGGRQKRKVEMARGKSKKGLAAAYGKGWPGGVWEEGGGSGGGGGGGGGGSGVAVGMVAGAGGRGGKEAREMYLIQFPGDEEDEGGMAEDEAGEGSLSGEGEETANIKEEFPQTEGYQPASLQLIKEALKMDPSNQKLHTGSRAQSDGDLSDHPPTLHPGETAEEDWEAGSEEPSEGGMTMDELRGLESALRAERGREQAAMTASQPVSPEVVQGSEISLAPKYIGLDGMEQDGELEPQPPTLQREDQVGQGMVKDSVRAGVVGGGELRLGWSKKLREGDSVTVMTADEGMEQGETEPLSHLSAPGSVEESGGEEEGVGDLLHFCPQCGGGFTSEAELEEHPCPLGGAHLQSSGGEDSLFPCTHCGNTFSHAWALKNHECACAAERPHCCEICGKRFTHSRSLERHHLVHTGERPHRCPQCGRSFSRLGNLERHQRIHTGERPYGCEACGKRFSRVEYLKRHQLIHNSEKAPLQCSNCGRGFSDVEQLKNHQCF; this is encoded by the exons ATGATGGAGGAATCGGTGACCACATTTGAGACGCATCTGACGGCTGTCATGGACAGCCTGATCCGAGCCTCGGTCTGTGAGATCACCAAACTCTTCCAGGAGACGGTGAACGACTACCTGGTGGAGCTGTCCCTCAACAGGAAGGAGAACGAGGCTCTCAAACTGCGACTGAGGCTCACCGAGAACAAGCTGAGGACCGAGCGCAAGTACGGGATGGGCTGGGCTGCCAACCGCCGCAACGCTGGGCTggaggaaggagctggaggGCGGCAGAAACGAAAAGTTGAGATGGCCC GAGGCAAGTCAAAAAAGGGCCTGGCAGCAGCCTATGGCAAAGGCTGGCCTGGAGGTGtgtgggaggaaggaggaggtagcggtggtggtgggggaggaggaggaggaggaagtggagtaGCTGTGGGGATGgtagcaggagcaggaggaagaggggggaaGGAGGCCAGGGAGATGTACCTCATCCAGTTCCCCggggatgaagaggatgaaggagggaTGGCGGAGGACGAGGCAGGGGAGGGCAGCCTCAGCGGTGAGGGGGAGGAGACGGCCAACATcaaagaggag TTTCCTCAAACAGAGGGCTATCAACCTGCCTCTCTCCAGCTAATCAAGGAGGCTTTGAAGATGGACCCGTCCAATCAGAAGCTTCACACTGGTTCCAGAGCTCAAAGCGACG GAGACCTGTCAGATCATCCCCCGACCCTTCATCCAGGAGAGACGGCGGAGGAGGACTGGGAGGCTGGCTCAGAAGAGCCATCAGAGGGCGGCATGACCATGGATGAACTGAGGGGTCTGGAGTCCGCGCTGAGGGCTGAGAGAGGTCGCGAGCAGGCTGCCATGACAGCTTCCCAGCCTGTCAGCCCTGAGGTAGTGCAAGGCAGCGAGATCAGCTTGGCCCCCAAGTACATAGGTCTTGATGGTATGGAGCAGGATGGAGAGCTGGAGCCTCAGCCGCCCACCCTTCAGAGAGAAGACCAGGTAGGGCAAGGCATGGTAAAGGACAGTGTGAGGGCTGGAGTGGTTGGGGGAGGAGAGCTGAGGTTAGGCTGGTCGAAGAAGTTGAGAGAGGGCGACTCGGTCACAGTTATGACTGCAGACGAAGGGATGgagcagggagagacagagccCCTGTCCCACTTGTCGGCTCCTGGGAGTGTCGAAGAAAgtggaggggaagaggagggtgtCGGGGACCTGCTCCACTTCTGCCCACAGTGCGGAGGAGGCTTCACCTCAGAGGCTGAGCTGGAGGAGCATCCCTGTCCACTAGGAGGCGCCCATTTACAGAGCAGCGGAGGAGAGGACAGTCTTTTCCCTTGTACCCACTGTGGCAACACATTCAGCCACGCCTGGGCTCTGAAGAACCACGAGTGCGCCTGCGCTGCTGAACGGCCGCACTGCTGCGAGATCTGCGGGAAGCGCTTCACACACTCTCGCTCACTGGAACGGCATCATCTAGTGCACACAGGCGAGAGGCCTCACCGGTGCCCGCAGTGTGGACGCAGCTTCAGTCGTCTGGGCAACTTGGAACGGCACCAGCGGATCCACACAGGTGAACGTCCATACGGGTGTGAAGCGTGTGGAAAACGCTTCAGTCGCGTGGAGTACTTAAAGAGACACCAACTCATACACAACAGTGAAAAGGCCCCACTCCAGTGCTCCAACTGTGGAAGAGGCTTTAGTGATGTGGAGCAACTGAAAAACCACCAGTGTTTTTAG
- the LOC130173080 gene encoding zinc finger protein 341-like produces the protein MTDYLTRGFRAHLTTAMDYVLRKALVDIMRIFESSLHDHQMELLQKGEEVAQLKTKLQTAEIKLRELERGGDRGVELNKTQTNEVQKDPEVVLNPSGQTSDIPEIDFEVPDDWCAPLGCETMIKQDDGVCPSVRLRPLLIPLWRIPIIKQEVADCDIDSHQQRKGLRRSRRGSSLNKGRKHTRDKILPMHNQGSRRKPVRSDMKKLLQDIKQEYSIQTGSICLRRRGRNLTGNEQENTLKRRGEERKITVAESKPTEQETVENNGEKKYTCKFCKKVFDTVFGRNVHVRSHKRCRGCKKEFPFPSVLRCHKSSCEKLKKLLAKEALRTNPPKPESHGEEKPTLPSKIQVCIIKESSPSSGNHHVSSIQNNGSTKRHSCVYCKKKFQALFRLKEHMRVHTGEKPFSCSMCPKKFRINQSLKNHILRMHQNQKVSQMDTLHGPNL, from the exons ATGACCGACTATCTGACAAGAGGGTTCAGGGCCCACCTGACCACAGCCATGGATTATGTCCTGAGGAAAGCTCTGGTTGACATAATGAGGATCTTTGAGAGCAGCCTCCATGACCATCAAATGGAGCTGTTGCAGAAAGGAGAAGAGGTTGCTCAGCTTAAAACAAAGTTGCAGACAGCAGAAATCAAGCTGAGAGAACTTGAGCGTGGAGGTGACAGAGGAGTGGAGCTGAACAAAACTCAGACAAATGAAGTGCAAAAAGATCCTGAAGTTGTTCTGAACCCCTCTGGACAAACTTCTGATATTCCTGAGATTGATTTTGAAG TGCCTGATGACTGGTGTGCTCCCCTGGGTTGTGAGACCATGATCAAGCAAGATGATGGTGTTTGTCCTAGTGTAAGACTGCGCCCATTGTTGATTCCACTGTGGCGCATTCCAATCATCAAGCAGGAG gTGGCGGACTGTGACATTGACTCCCACCAGCAAAGAAAGGGTCTCAGGAGATCCAGGAGAG gTTCCTCATTAAACAAAGGGCGCAAACACACTCGGGACAAAATCTTACCAATGCATAACCAGGGAAGTCGACGTAAACCAGTGAGAAGTGACATGAAAAAATTGctccaagacatcaaacaagAATATTCTATCCAAACAGGCAGTATATGTCttagaagaagagggagaaattTAACAGGTAATGAGCAAGAAAATACTttgaagagaagaggagaggaacgTAAAATCACAGTGGCTGAGTCTAAGCCTACAGAACAGGAGACAGTAGAAAATAACGGTGAGAAGAAGTATACCTGCAAATTTTGCAAGAAGGTATTTGATACTGTGTTTGGCCGAAATGTGCACGTACGATCACACAAGAGGTGCAGAGGTTGCAAAAAAGAGTTCCCCTTTCCGAGTGTTCTCAGGTGTCATAAATCATCTTGCGAAAAACTCAAGAAATTGTTAGCAAAAGAAGCACTGCGCACTAACCCCCCAAAGCCTGAGTCCCATGGTGAAGAAAAACCAACTCTACCAAGCAAAATACAGGTGTGCATTATAAAGGAAAGCTCACCTTCTTCTGGCAACCACCATGTATCATCGATCCAGAACAATGGATCCACCAAAAGGCATTCCTGTGTATACTGCAAAAAGAAATTTCAAGCACTCTTCAGGCTCAAGGAGCACATGCGTGTTCATACTGGTGAAAAACCGTTTTCTTGCAGCATGTGCCCAAAGAAATTCCGCATTAATCAGTCACTCAAAAATCACATACTGAGAATGCACCAGAACCAAAAGGTGAGCCAAATGGACACTTTGCATGGACCAAACCTTTAG